A genomic window from Cricetulus griseus strain 17A/GY chromosome 4, alternate assembly CriGri-PICRH-1.0, whole genome shotgun sequence includes:
- the Mrpl4 gene encoding 39S ribosomal protein L4, mitochondrial, whose translation MLRLFRAASQAWVRPPGSRVLSSLAEGAARPAESSQPGATAGLLDPVVRKCELRIPAHRRPVHAWVESLRGFEQERVGLAELHPDVFATAPRLDILHQVATWQKNFKRISYAKTKTRAEVSGGGRKPWQQKGSGRARHGSIRSPLWRGGGVAHGPRGPTSYYYMLPMKVRALGLKAALTVKLMQDDLHIVDSLELPTADPQYLTELAQYRHWGSSVLLVDLTHEEAPKNVVAATSRLKSFNLIPAVGLNVYSMLKHQTLVLTLPSIAFLEDKLLWQDSRYTPLYPFRFPYNDFP comes from the exons ATGCTGCGGTTGTTCCGGGCCGCTTCTCAGGCCTGGGTTCGACCCCCCGGCTCCCGG GTCCTCAGCTCGCTGGCGGAAGGCGCGGCGCGGCCGGCCGAGAGCTCGCAGCCGGGGGCTACCGCGG GTCTCCTAGATCCCGTGGTGCGCAAGTGCGAGCTCCGAATCCCGGCGCACCGGCGCCCGGTGCACGCCTGGGTCGAGTCACTGCGAGGCTTCGAGCAGGAGCGCGTCGGCCTAGCGGAGCTGCACCCTGATGTGTTTGCCACGGCGCCCCG gCTGGACATTCTGCACCAGGTTGCCACCTGGCAGAAGAACTTCAAGAGAATT AGCTATGCTAAAACCAAGACCAGGGCTGAGGTGAGTGGTGGTGGCCGCAAGCCCTGGCAACAGAAAGGCAGTGGCCGTGCCCGGCATGGCAGCATCCGGTCCCCCTTATGGCGGGGAG GAGGAGTAGCCCATGGTCCCCGGGGTCCTACAAGTTACTACTACATGTTGCCCATGAAAGTACGGGCACTGGGCCTCAAAGCGGCCTTGACTGTCAAGCTGATGCAG GATGACCTACACATcgtggattccctggagctgcccACTGCAGACCCTCAGTACCTGACAGAACTGGCCCAGTACCGACACTGGGGGAGTTCTGTGCTCCTTGTAGACTT GACACATGAGGAAGCGCCCAAGAATGTTGTGGCAGCCACCTCCAGGCTCAAGAGCTTCAACCTGATCCCTGCAGTTG GCCTGAATGTGTACAGCATGCTCAAACACCAGACTCTGGTTCTCACCCTGCCTTCCATCGCCTTCTTGGAGGACAAGCTACTCTGGCAGGATTCGAGATACACTCCACTCTACCCCTTCCGCTTTCCCTACAATGACTTCCCCTGA